A segment of the Carya illinoinensis cultivar Pawnee chromosome 1, C.illinoinensisPawnee_v1, whole genome shotgun sequence genome:
GTCGTGTactcgtaatatttttattgattagaTCAAAAACCTCTTTACATAGCGGCTAAATCATTGCCCTCCACCTTATTCTTCGAAATATACAAAGAAGGATGGGAACAAAGGATAAGCAAATAATACAAGTGGGAATGGCAATATTTGAATGCGCTAATACAGCATATGTACCTGTGACAAATGCCAAAACCATTGGTGCCATGGAGGAAAGAAGGAACCAAAAGgctatttgaataaaatttgtgCGCTTTCTGGATATGCCTTCAAAAGGGATAAGCGGAATAAATAGGTGGATAAAAACAGCAGAGCTAGATAGCATCAATGATAGGGCATTTGTAATGATGAATACTTGGAAAGCAGCACTTTTTCTCAAAACTGCAGAGCCTGGATCATGTCGATGATCATCTCCACCAACGAAGCCCCCGGGCATGGTAATGCCTGCAGCAAAGGTCACAGTTGTAATGAGTGCAGCAACTACCAAATGAGCTTGAGCCGCTTTAtcctcctcctccatcttcttcttccttctaatCTCCCTCTCCTGCCCATCCAGCCCCCGTTTCCACTTCGGCTTCTTCTTCTCAATTTCATCATACCCGACTTCTACTACTCGTCCACTGTGATGGAAACTATAATTTTCCCAGCCTCCAAAAGTAGATACAAACTTCATctgtaaaatatttattgggTTGAATCTTGAGTATTCCGTATTTTTCTATAGATAGAAAAAAgcgagaaaataaaacaaatccaaaGAATATTTGTTTTAGAAAGCAAGGCAACTGGGTATAAAATAAGGCCTAAAATCAGAATATATAAAGAAAGTTAACTTCGTATTTAAAtgtatcttataaaaaaaaacatttgttacttataaaatgaattttgaaaTAGGTTATATATGCTTAGAATTATACGAACATGTTCTTGAAAGTTGTTAGCTAGGTTTATAATTATTGTTTTCGCATAATATTGAGAAAACGGTACAGTTTACAACAAAGAAAAGgttgtgatttttttgtctCATCATCTTCAAATTGAAGTCATAAGCTAAAAGAACAGGGCTTGGATGGAATTGGACTGGGTCCAGTTACTATTGGAATTGGACCCACACCCTAAAACCCGAAACAAGTACCACACAATacgaaagaaaaattgaatactACTAAAACCCGATTCTGCTTGGCCATTTAGATttttcatatgagaattttgaattttaagattaaatattaaaatattatattttaatattattattattttcaaatttgaaaaagttaagaaaaagttgaattgtttattatattttgtatggagatttggaaaaattgtaatgatgagatgactattttttattagtctACCTTGGTTGCAATTAACATGACCTTGTGCTTGaagtggaaaaaaaaagttgtgcTCGATGAATTAAATAGCTATCAAAATTCTTGAAGTATGgcttaaaaattttgataaaagagagaaaaagagtatatattttatatatgggagaaaatgtaaataaataaaaaataaaaataaaaaaggtccCAATcgatagtttaaaaaaaagaatagttttttttataagaaaatttcattaatatttattacaaaagacagagtatttattttctttctacaaAGCatcgaaggaaaaaaaaaaaaaaaaagacttttatttttttttatcaaaataattttctacAGAAATAAAATTACAGAACGGCATTTTGTTTAGTTTATATATTCTTCAAAGGTCGATCGTAAGAGTGAAATCTCCATGGGTTGGAAAGCGAAGCTAAGCTAGCTAAGTTTCAGTGGCAAATTAACACATGAAAATGATTCTATGAATATCTTTGGTTTCGGTATTCCTTAGCATATCTTATTGAAAAGaactaaatattcaaatattaggtatataattttattttttgaagaaagATAAAAGATTACTTTACCTGAAAATCAAAGAACGGTAAGTTTTTACTTTCTAAGATTTGATAAGCATTCTGGTTCTTTTTGTTGAAGACCATTCTGTCAACTCTTGGAGAATTCAGGACACGATGCTGGTCATAAACAAAATTGGAATTGCAATAGTGATGGAGAGGTGTATTCCCGTCGTTGTCCTTCTGATTCAAAAGATTCCGAAGAGACGAATTATCTTGGATGATTAGCGCTGCATCTGGCCATCTGTTGTTCACGGCGAGATGGAGTGCATTGCGGCCTTCATTGTCAACCACTTCGCAACAATCCGGACACATTGATATAATCGCTCTTGTTATCCCGCGCACGTTGCAATGGGCTGCAATGTGAAGAGCTGTCCTACCCTCTGCGTCTTTCATATATGCTACCTCTCTATCACATTCCAGCAATAGTTTTGTTGCCTCAATGTTTTCCATGTATGCAGCCATGTGAAGCGGAGTCCAACCATTTTGGTCTGCTTGTTTACATAGATCGTGTCCATATCTTTCCAAAATGTTTTTGGTCATTCCTAAAAGAATTTAAATGTGCTAAATTAATGTAATAATTTTCTAAAGGACAAAATGGAAGACGTTAGGAGATAGAAAAAATACTATTCAGGTGATCATTTATATCAATTTACAAGAAgtgtttcattttatctcatttcattattacaaatttttcaaattttcatacataatataaacaattcaattttttcaaatctcaaaataataataatattaaaaaataatattcaaataatattttattcaactttcaacttttatctcaactcatcttatctcaactcattattcaaATGGCACCTTAATGTGGAAGCATTGTTTAGCAATCAGTcctttatcataaaataaaatttgtatgtACAAAAGGCAAATGCAGGACAAGGCAGACATCAGTCTTTATTTACCAAtatggtaaaaaaaataaaaaattatttgcaagCTTGTTAAGCACGAAATTAATCTAAAACCGGCCCTGTGCATATCAAACATCTTTATATTTCATGAATGCTTAACCAAATCATATTCTAGAATGCGGAAAAGATAAAATAGGCAATACCTTCATTATTCCTAAGTGCTGCAGCATGCAAAGCCGTTCTACCCAAGTGGCCTTCATAAGCTGGTGACTTCAATTTGTCTAAAATTTCTGACACCACTTCAGGAAAACATCTCTCGGCAGCCAAGTAAAGTGGGGTCTCACCAGCAACATTAGCACCAAACGGAAATTCTGGATCTACCTCCATTAGTAACTGTTTTACCACTTCAATATGATTGTGACGTACAGCCTCATGTAAAGCCGTGTCTCTCTCTTTGTTCAGCTTCCCAATCATCTCCGTAGTAGCTTCAACAACTCCACTTTCGAGATCTTGGTGTTGGGATTTTTGATGATCAATCAGGACTTCGACGATGGAAGCATGTCCATACCTTGCCGCCACATGTAACGGAGTATCGTCTTCCGCATTGGCTTTCAATAACACTGGCGGACACTTGTCCAATAAAACTTTCACAAAATTTGCCGCAGAGACCTGGTGGGTTCCTCCAACAGCGTGAGAGTCTTCTTCAACGAGGATACTTGAAATGCAAATATGTatgattgtatttttattaacgGTTAAAAACCCATCTAGTGGATCGGAGATATATTGTTCGGAGATACGTTGTTCTAAGGCCTCCAGGTTGCCTTTTGCCGCTGCTTCATAGATAATAGGATCCATTCCAGTCATTACTAACTGTGGAGCCCTCAATGCAAAGCAACAGAGTACTCCAGAAAATCCTATTTCAGCAACAATCATTCATGTAGTTGATCTCACATTGAACATTTCTCTATTAATGTgcaaatcctatatatatatatatagagagagagagagagagagagagagagattatagAGTATATAGATTCGTCTTGAAACACGACTAAATGATCAACGACTAAACACGATTAAATTACATGGTTTTCACATATTCTAGTAACAACTAAACAATGACGAAAACTGTTCATGATCAATTCAGATATGACCCGGTTAATATCCGATTAATATCCTATTAGATTCAATTTGACCCGAATTAATCCAATCTAGAAGAAATCAAATAGATAAAATTTTCAAAGCAACCACTGTTCAAATAATAAAGCATACCCATATAATTAAGACAAATTCATCATCACCACAACTACGAACGAGACATTTCACCATTCATGAACTATTTTTAGATTAGAGCACAAATGAAAGCGAACCTTACTTCCAAGGAGTTAGGAAGTAATGGAACCAGCTCCTTTAATTTCGCTGAAATAACCTTCCTTCTCGATCGACCTGACCTGAATCCCAATGAAGCACAATTTAATCAGTAAACTCTACAATAACGACGTAAAGgcagagaagaagagaaggggCGGTGTTAAAGGGTAGTGGTGGAGCTACAAGCTTGGAAACTGGAGAGATGGAGGTGAGATATTTATATACAGGTCTTGACCATTAGGCGTCATTGTAAACGTGATCATTAGGCGTCATGGTGGTAAAAGAGGAAGACCATCGTCTCCATGTGCGTTTAGTCAACGCGGGCTTTctcaactttttaaatttaaaatgtcAGTTTTTACTggatggaaaggaaaaaaaaaaatggcgaACCAAAACTTTTTGAGAAAGACAATAAAATCCAGACATACGGTGGAAATCTTGCGAGATAGGGCTTTATGTGCAAATTTTCGAATTCAGAAACAAAAATAGAGGCTATGTTTAACCAAGTTGTGTATATCTGCTGTTAGTCAAAAAGACCATAAACCACTTTGTCTCTAAAGTGAGTCTACTCAGAAGTAAGGCATTTTTCACCTTGTGCTGGGATTTGTTTGCTCAACTTTCTACAAAGTATTTGCTCGCTCATGTACTGGACTAGCTGTACATGCAACTACTTTTTACCAAACCAATGGAGTGTTTCTCATTTTTGCCTTCCACTCACACTTGATTGGTGGTATGTCCCATTGTGCTGCCACAATCCTCACATCCAACCACTTTACAAGGAATTTCGTACTCCAAATTTGGTTGGTTCCTCCGATGGCgagaaatttttcttcaatgaGGATACTTGAAATGCAAATATATAGGATTGTATTCttattaactattaaaaacCCATAAAGTGGATCGGAGATGTCATGTTCTAAGGTCTCCAGGTTGCCTTGTGCCACCGCTTTATAGATAATAGGACCCAATCCAGTGATGGCCTCTGTATGCTGCACAGCCGTCATTACTAGCTGCAAAGGCCTCAATGCAAAGCAAATGAGTACTTTAGAAAATCCTATGTTAGCCAAAGGCATTGTAGTTGATGTCACATTCAACATTTTTCTATTAACGCGTAAATCCTATCCATATTATGACAAAACCCCTTTTTGACAATTGTCTCCACCATTCATATGAGGAACATGGTGTTGGGTTGTATGTGGAGCCTAATTTGTGAGCACAAAATACGCAAAAAGAGAGAGTTCGTCTACTGTTGCTAGACCTTGGCTTGAGTGAAACTCAACTGGTTAGTTAGCTTGACAACGGGCTTGAGCAAAAGCGAGATAGATTGTTCACTCAAGGTTTGCATGATGCTAGGCTCGAGCGAAGCCCAAACCGTAGTGTTTACTCAAGTAGCTCTCAATATACCACTCTAGCCAATGTTCAATAGGTTGTTCGCTCAAGGCATGCTTGACATGCCACTAGAGCGAAGAACTcgatttttttcatttagtgTTTCCTGAGgccattttttatatatgtatatatatatatatgtaatgtttTGACCTCTAGACACGAAATTCATCAGTTTTCAGGAAGAACAAAGAGAGGTAAAGTGTGAGAGCatattttgagagagagagagagttgagatttTGTAAGTAGAGTGTGCGCTCTTGTAACTCACTGTGTGGTTGTAATATCCTCTAGAATAAAATCCTCTTGTAATACCCCATATCCAGAGGGGTCAAAAAGTTACTACCTACCTCTGCTATCGCTGCCacatttaccaactcttggtaattctctattctaAAGCAAGCTACTTGACTTCGGATCCTAGGTTGAAGTCCTGCTTGAAACTTCTGCGCCTGCATCCTTTGAGTAGAAATCAAGTGGAGTGCAAACCTTCCTAACGCCATGAACTTAGCGGCATACTGCTCTATAGTCGAACTACCTTGAGCTAAGTACACAAACTCATGGGCCTTTAGTTGTTTGATAGAGTCTGGGAAGAATCTATTGTCGAACTCTTCCTTAAACCTCTCCCATGAAAATGCAGCCAGACTTcctagttccctaactagaGACTGCCTACGTGTATCTCACCATATTTCAGCTTCTCCTTGGAATAGATATCCAGCATATAGGACCTTCTAGTCCTTAGTACATCAACAAATCTCGTACGTCCTCTCAAGATTTATAATCCATTTCTCAGCTCTCAGTGGCCCTTCATGACCAGAAAAATTAGGGTAACGGTGAATCAAAAACTTCTCATATGGACAACCCCTAACTTCGGGTCTGGGTACGTGCACTAGCTGCTATTGTTGATGTCTAAGCACGCCAGTAAGCATACGTACAgcttcagctaatcctccatccatcggggGATTCTAATTCTCTTGATTGCTATCTCCTTCAGGGTTTCGAGGTATTCtaccacgagtcatgtgtcccttccgGAAACACACAAGTGTATCACAACCACGTACTACCTTTCATACTTCAAGAAATTCAAGTCTCACAAAGACTAagatttcaagcctaatgtttggtgcatttcctaaggataTGTGGATTTACAActcagagacgtattgctctgatactaCCATGTGACGGCTCCAAATTTCCTCTTGGGATGGGACggaaatttgaagcgtcgagacatgcaacaaaAGGTTACCTACctccattcatgacatataagatgcaatattcctaacatacatatagcattatgcaatattcgtagcggataatttatttctttagtaatactatgcaccaaactgaaaatatcccaaatagttaaaatatacttcatatataatgaCATATTAAACAACtgagatcacaacactagtccagaTCGGAtgtgatcaaaagagtactggagatTCAACTCCATagatacaagtagtaatttaagttagCTACTATACTATTATCGACTTTTCACTGTCGCTTAGTCGACCGTTTCCAGTTGGTTGACTCCTGGCTCTCCTTCAgatcctataacaagatctatcattcaggaggaatggtagttgagactaccacagtgagatttgactacaaatctcagcaagttaacagaaAACCTCCACACATGTTAATAATTCATGCATgtcagtaaaagtatgaatgcataatcacaGTCATAAgcaagcatagcataacttaatATAAAGGAAAGCATAATTTCACATATGACATAGTATCACTTCGCATCTGACATAGTATAATTTCACATctaacatagcataacataacataacttgacataaagtgtaacataacttcacatatgacatagcataattgacataacttaaactgaaatgtgaactaaacttgacttgcttgacatgaacttgatctgaaacttgacttaacatgctcttgatctgaaacttgacttaacatgaacttgatctgaaacttattcttatttcaTGGGGTctccatgattgcttattcttatctcatggggtcaccatgattgcttactcttatctcatggggttaccatgatagtatattcttatctcatgaggttactatgattgcttattcttatctcattagttcaccatgattgcttattcttatctcataggttcaccatgattgcttatctTTATCTCATGGGATTACCATGATGGTATATGcttatcttatctcatgaggttaccatgattgcttattcttatctcattggttcaccatgattgcttattcttatctcatgggtttatcatgattgcttatttttatctcatgggtTTACCacgatggtgtattcttatctcatggggccACCATGATTACTTCTTTTTATCTCGTGGGATTACCATAATGGTGTAGTCACAATAAACTGTACAATAACTCAACTGCACAAGGACACATATGGGACAGAAATAtttcataacttgacatggcatgcaaCAGACAACATTTTGTGACAtggcatacttgcaatagtgaactTTACATGACATGACTTACATGTAACAattggcatacttaacatgatatacttgcattgtatagcaatacgtgacagaatatcttgtgtaacagatgaataattcatgacaaaataaattatgtgtaacagaaaaatatgtgagaacttgacatggcatagcatatatgataatatacatacatacactgtagttcctttacttatcaCCCATACACaataaactgctagtaagtcaAAGAATAACTTATCTCGGTCTTTGCGTTTTCTAATCAATTTCAAGTGCGATTACAAGGAACTGAAAATAGTaatttctaaaagttagaaattaatcactaacaattagaaatatggaaaaatattaacttagagtaaaattaccattttatcctctacatgtagaaaatgaccatttacccctaacttaaggattttgcatattaactccaaaaatcaccaaaatttacatacatcatgtaaatttcatcctaaactcaaatatcaaattagaaaaatttaatactcaacaaaa
Coding sequences within it:
- the LOC122312336 gene encoding ankyrin repeat-containing protein ITN1-like isoform X2 — protein: MTGMDPIIYEAAAKGNLEALEQRISEQYISDPLDGFLTVNKNTIIHICISSILVEEDSHAVGGTHQVSAANFVKVLLDKCPPVLLKANAEDDTPLHVAARYGHASIVEVLIDHQKSQHQDLESGVVEATTEMIGKLNKERDTALHEAVRHNHIEVVKQLLMEVDPEFPFGANVAGETPLYLAAERCFPEVVSEILDKLKSPAYEGHLGRTALHAAALRNNEGMTKNILERYGHDLCKQADQNGWTPLHMAAYMENIEATKLLLECDREVAYMKDAEGRTALHIAAHCNVRGITRAIISMCPDCCEVVDNEGRNALHLAVNNRWPDAALIIQDNSSLRNLLNQKDNDGNTPLHHYCNSNFVYDQHRVLNSPRVDRMVFNKKNQNAYQILESKNLPFFDFQMKFVSTFGGWENYSFHHSGRVVEVGYDEIEKKKPKWKRGLDGQEREIRRKKKMEEEDKAAQAHLVVAALITTVTFAAGITMPGGFVGGDDHRHDPGSAVLRKSAAFQVFIITNALSLMLSSSAVFIHLFIPLIPFEGISRKRTNFIQIAFWFLLSSMAPMVLAFVTGTYAVLAHSNIAIPTCIICLSFVPILLCIFRRIRWRAMI
- the LOC122312336 gene encoding ankyrin repeat-containing protein ITN1-like isoform X1, with the translated sequence MIVAEIGFSGVLCCFALRAPQLVMTGMDPIIYEAAAKGNLEALEQRISEQYISDPLDGFLTVNKNTIIHICISSILVEEDSHAVGGTHQVSAANFVKVLLDKCPPVLLKANAEDDTPLHVAARYGHASIVEVLIDHQKSQHQDLESGVVEATTEMIGKLNKERDTALHEAVRHNHIEVVKQLLMEVDPEFPFGANVAGETPLYLAAERCFPEVVSEILDKLKSPAYEGHLGRTALHAAALRNNEGMTKNILERYGHDLCKQADQNGWTPLHMAAYMENIEATKLLLECDREVAYMKDAEGRTALHIAAHCNVRGITRAIISMCPDCCEVVDNEGRNALHLAVNNRWPDAALIIQDNSSLRNLLNQKDNDGNTPLHHYCNSNFVYDQHRVLNSPRVDRMVFNKKNQNAYQILESKNLPFFDFQMKFVSTFGGWENYSFHHSGRVVEVGYDEIEKKKPKWKRGLDGQEREIRRKKKMEEEDKAAQAHLVVAALITTVTFAAGITMPGGFVGGDDHRHDPGSAVLRKSAAFQVFIITNALSLMLSSSAVFIHLFIPLIPFEGISRKRTNFIQIAFWFLLSSMAPMVLAFVTGTYAVLAHSNIAIPTCIICLSFVPILLCIFRRIRWRAMI
- the LOC122312336 gene encoding ankyrin repeat-containing protein At5g02620-like isoform X3, with translation MIGKLNKERDTALHEAVRHNHIEVVKQLLMEVDPEFPFGANVAGETPLYLAAERCFPEVVSEILDKLKSPAYEGHLGRTALHAAALRNNEGMTKNILERYGHDLCKQADQNGWTPLHMAAYMENIEATKLLLECDREVAYMKDAEGRTALHIAAHCNVRGITRAIISMCPDCCEVVDNEGRNALHLAVNNRWPDAALIIQDNSSLRNLLNQKDNDGNTPLHHYCNSNFVYDQHRVLNSPRVDRMVFNKKNQNAYQILESKNLPFFDFQMKFVSTFGGWENYSFHHSGRVVEVGYDEIEKKKPKWKRGLDGQEREIRRKKKMEEEDKAAQAHLVVAALITTVTFAAGITMPGGFVGGDDHRHDPGSAVLRKSAAFQVFIITNALSLMLSSSAVFIHLFIPLIPFEGISRKRTNFIQIAFWFLLSSMAPMVLAFVTGTYAVLAHSNIAIPTCIICLSFVPILLCIFRRIRWRAMI